From a single bacterium genomic region:
- a CDS encoding PAS domain-containing protein, whose product MAADPVSAMVTPVDCASMPVGVVVHEADGAIIWSNPAARSVLGLSLDEITGRTSSDPRWQAVRPDGSPFRGDEHPAMEALRTGRCVESVIMGVSHALDNRTRWIQVSATPIFRDGEARPSRVVATFLDVSGCKQAEDEVRQRESRLNRAESVARFGHWELDLQKRTMRGSDGAGKIYGLPGRLWDLATAQAVSPAEFRPALDAALAGLVERGETYDIEFTIRRPVDGALRHVHSTAEYDQARHVVFGVVRDITERKVAEDALTRQTSFVRAVFDADDAHMAVIDPGGTILEVNAA is encoded by the coding sequence ATGGCAGCAGATCCTGTTTCCGCGATGGTCACACCCGTCGATTGCGCCTCGATGCCCGTCGGTGTTGTCGTGCACGAAGCCGATGGGGCCATCATCTGGAGCAATCCCGCTGCCAGGTCCGTTCTCGGACTATCCCTCGACGAGATCACGGGCCGAACATCGAGCGACCCGCGCTGGCAGGCCGTCCGCCCCGACGGATCGCCGTTTCGGGGCGATGAGCATCCCGCCATGGAAGCGCTGCGCACCGGTCGGTGCGTCGAGTCGGTGATCATGGGTGTGAGCCATGCCCTCGACAACCGGACGCGCTGGATCCAGGTCTCGGCGACTCCGATCTTCCGCGATGGCGAGGCGCGCCCCAGTCGCGTCGTGGCCACTTTCCTCGATGTTTCCGGGTGCAAACAGGCCGAAGACGAGGTTCGCCAGCGCGAATCGCGATTGAATCGTGCCGAGTCGGTTGCCCGCTTCGGCCACTGGGAACTGGACCTGCAGAAGCGGACCATGCGCGGTTCGGACGGCGCCGGGAAGATCTACGGCCTGCCGGGCCGTCTCTGGGACCTGGCCACGGCGCAGGCGGTTTCCCCTGCGGAGTTCCGTCCCGCCCTGGATGCGGCGCTGGCGGGACTGGTGGAGCGCGGCGAGACCTACGACATCGAGTTCACCATCAGGCGCCCCGTCGACGGCGCGCTGCGTCACGTCCATTCGACCGCCGAATACGACCAGGCCCGGCATGTCGTGTTCGGTGTCGTGCGCGACATCACCGAACGCAAGGTGGCCGAAGACGCCCTCACGCGGCAGACCTCATTCGTACGGGCCGTCTTCGACGCCGACGATGCCCATATGGCCGTTATCGACCCCGGCGGCACGATCCTCGAAGTGAACGCGGCCTGA
- a CDS encoding glycosyl hydrolase 53 family protein, which translates to MVRLLKSLCLLVVVSGAAGAASPPVTRADVCLRGADLSSLPRVEAGGGVFRDDGAPADALALLRSRGLDTVRIRLWHAPVDGIGGLPEALALAERATADGFGVLLDFHYADTWADPAHQPAPAAWAGLAFPVLADSVRCYTRDVLVAFAGRGVVPRCVQFGNEITAGMLWDQGRVGGGWGTSAAWDRLAALLEAAGAGLDEALPTGPRPAVMIHIDRGGDNAGARRFLDNLVARRVGFDLIGLSYYPWWHGSLQALADNLSDLATRYGKGVAVVETAYPWTLEWFDATHNQVGMPTQLLPEFPATPAGQAAFAAAVLALVRAVPDGLGAGVFWWEPAWIAAPAYGSPWENLTLFDDGGRPLPALDALGAGAR; encoded by the coding sequence TTGGTCCGCCTGCTGAAATCATTATGTCTGCTGGTCGTGGTGAGCGGGGCCGCCGGCGCAGCCAGCCCTCCGGTGACGCGCGCCGACGTGTGCCTGCGCGGCGCCGACCTCTCGTCGCTGCCGCGGGTCGAAGCCGGCGGCGGCGTCTTCCGGGACGATGGCGCACCGGCCGACGCGCTCGCGCTCCTGCGATCCCGCGGCCTCGACACCGTCCGCATCCGCCTGTGGCACGCGCCGGTCGACGGCATCGGCGGGCTGCCGGAAGCGCTGGCCCTGGCCGAGCGCGCCACCGCCGACGGGTTCGGGGTGCTGCTCGACTTCCACTACGCCGACACCTGGGCCGACCCCGCTCATCAGCCTGCGCCGGCGGCCTGGGCCGGGCTGGCGTTCCCCGTCCTGGCCGACAGTGTGCGCTGCTACACGCGCGATGTGCTGGTCGCCTTCGCCGGTCGTGGCGTCGTCCCGCGATGCGTGCAGTTCGGCAACGAGATCACCGCGGGCATGCTGTGGGACCAGGGCCGCGTCGGCGGCGGCTGGGGCACGAGCGCCGCCTGGGACCGGCTGGCCGCGCTGCTCGAAGCTGCCGGCGCCGGCCTGGACGAGGCCCTGCCCACCGGGCCGCGCCCCGCGGTCATGATCCACATCGACCGCGGCGGCGACAACGCCGGCGCGCGCCGCTTCCTCGACAACCTGGTCGCCCGCCGTGTCGGGTTCGACCTCATCGGCCTGTCCTACTATCCCTGGTGGCACGGCAGCCTGCAGGCCCTGGCCGACAACCTCAGCGACCTGGCCACGCGTTACGGCAAGGGCGTGGCCGTGGTCGAGACGGCGTATCCGTGGACACTGGAATGGTTCGACGCCACGCACAACCAGGTCGGGATGCCCACGCAGCTGCTGCCGGAGTTCCCGGCCACGCCGGCCGGGCAGGCGGCGTTCGCGGCTGCCGTGCTGGCCCTCGTGCGGGCGGTGCCGGACGGGCTTGGCGCCGGCGTGTTCTGGTGGGAGCCTGCCTGGATCGCGGCCCCTGCGTACGGCTCGCCCTGGGAGAATCTCACGCTGTTCGATGACGGCGGCCGGCCGCTGCCCGCGCTGGACGCACTCGGGGCCGGCGCCCGCTAG
- a CDS encoding type VI secretion system tube protein Hcp, protein MRHRNVLLTCFALTFAVLALPAAARASGVLVIRAVGSSQGVIAGTSTLQGYENWIEASSFSHGVSVPIGPNGLPSGAPQTSPLSLMCRFDRSTIKLLTAQANLESFSEFRLEWVDSGTGETLIRYELFDGVLVDAQESGSTGGDIAPTLSLSFVYAQVEITDMTLGTSVIYEWNSAPAAAPETVAKGLLLSPAPNPTHGQTAFRFSLPADSNAELTLYDLRGHLVRNLYSGWTSAEPTVAEWDGTDDSGRKVAQGMYVARLKYPGREITQRITVLR, encoded by the coding sequence ATGCGTCACCGCAACGTCCTGTTGACCTGTTTCGCCCTCACCTTCGCCGTGCTGGCCCTGCCCGCAGCGGCCAGGGCCTCGGGCGTCCTCGTGATCCGCGCCGTCGGCTCCTCGCAGGGAGTCATCGCGGGCACCTCCACCCTGCAGGGCTACGAGAACTGGATCGAGGCCTCCTCCTTCTCGCACGGGGTCTCGGTGCCCATCGGTCCCAACGGCCTGCCCTCCGGCGCACCGCAGACGTCTCCGTTGAGCCTCATGTGCCGGTTCGATCGCTCCACGATCAAGCTGCTCACGGCCCAGGCCAACCTGGAGTCGTTCTCCGAATTCAGGCTGGAATGGGTCGACAGCGGCACCGGGGAAACCCTCATCCGCTATGAACTGTTCGACGGGGTGCTCGTCGACGCCCAGGAGTCGGGCAGCACCGGCGGCGACATCGCCCCCACCTTGAGCCTGTCCTTCGTCTATGCGCAGGTCGAGATCACCGACATGACGCTCGGTACCTCGGTGATCTACGAGTGGAACTCCGCGCCGGCCGCGGCCCCCGAGACGGTGGCCAAGGGGCTGCTGCTGTCGCCCGCCCCGAACCCGACCCACGGCCAGACCGCGTTCCGCTTCTCGCTGCCGGCCGACAGCAACGCGGAGTTGACGCTGTATGACCTGCGCGGCCACCTGGTGCGCAACCTGTACAGCGGCTGGACCTCGGCCGAGCCGACGGTGGCCGAATGGGACGGCACCGACGACAGCGGCCGCAAGGTCGCGCAGGGCATGTATGTGGCGCGATTGAAGTACCCGGGACGGGAGATCACGCAGCGGATCACCGTACTGCGCTAG
- a CDS encoding PAS domain S-box protein has translation MSEARDCRDSGSSPRAGDASYRTLFEDATDGLLVADVETGRFVLANPRICTMLGYTCEELLQLSIADIHPADWLERARANFAQQVEGKVELVSEVPVRRRDGSVFRADISSRLTRFDGRPCLLGIFRSATERLEAERALRTSESKLRQSQRLARLGHYELDVATGEWASSEALDALFGIDASFAKTVEGWVELVHPDDREGMTRYFQERVVGAGEAFDREYRIVRPADGAVRWVHGVGELEFAPAGQVARMFGVIQDITERRLAEDERQRFEMQVQQTQKLESLGVLAGGIAHDFNNLLFGITGNADLALADIPDTSPAHECLLAIIQAGQRAADLCRQLLAYTGKSRIEVSRLDLHALIGDTEKMVALAIPRSVVLRRDFAARLPAIEADATQISQVVMNLVINAAESLGERSGLVTLTTGTMECDRAQLDLARADARAPVGSYVYLEVADDGCGMDDSTVARMFEPFYSTKLAGRGLGLAAVLGIVRGHLGGITVESAPGAGTRVRVLLPASEGPPALDATPVSAASAWRGSGTVLVVDDEETVRLVAQRFLERMGFGVVTAGDGAEAVEILRRSAAAGHDQFACVLLDLTMPGLDGAETLTRIHALGLKTPVLLSSGYDEHDLALRFEGAGVTGFVQKPYRMVDLAAKLRAAIEG, from the coding sequence ATGAGTGAAGCCAGGGATTGCCGTGACTCAGGATCGTCACCGCGCGCGGGTGATGCGAGCTACCGCACCTTGTTCGAGGACGCGACGGACGGCCTGCTGGTGGCCGACGTGGAGACGGGCCGCTTCGTCCTGGCCAACCCGCGCATCTGCACCATGCTCGGCTACACGTGCGAAGAACTGCTGCAGCTCTCCATCGCCGATATCCATCCGGCGGACTGGCTGGAGCGTGCCCGTGCCAACTTCGCCCAGCAGGTCGAAGGAAAGGTCGAACTGGTGTCGGAGGTCCCGGTGCGGCGCCGGGACGGCTCGGTGTTCCGTGCCGACATCAGTTCGCGGCTGACCCGATTCGACGGCCGGCCCTGCCTGCTCGGCATCTTCCGCAGTGCGACCGAACGGCTCGAGGCCGAGCGCGCCCTGCGCACCAGCGAATCCAAGCTCAGGCAGTCACAGCGACTGGCGCGGCTCGGTCACTACGAGCTTGATGTCGCGACCGGCGAGTGGGCGAGCTCCGAGGCCCTTGATGCGCTGTTCGGCATCGACGCCTCGTTCGCGAAGACAGTCGAGGGCTGGGTCGAGCTCGTGCATCCTGACGATCGCGAAGGCATGACCCGCTACTTCCAGGAGCGGGTGGTCGGCGCCGGCGAGGCGTTTGACCGCGAGTACCGCATCGTGCGGCCGGCCGACGGAGCGGTCCGCTGGGTGCATGGCGTGGGCGAGCTCGAGTTCGCCCCGGCCGGCCAGGTGGCCCGCATGTTCGGCGTGATCCAGGACATTACCGAGCGCCGACTTGCCGAAGACGAACGACAGCGCTTCGAGATGCAGGTGCAGCAGACCCAGAAGCTCGAGAGCCTGGGGGTGCTGGCCGGCGGCATCGCGCACGACTTCAACAACCTCCTGTTCGGTATCACCGGCAATGCGGACCTGGCCCTGGCCGACATCCCGGACACCTCGCCGGCCCACGAATGCCTGCTGGCGATCATCCAGGCGGGCCAGCGGGCCGCCGACCTGTGTCGCCAGCTGCTGGCCTACACGGGCAAGAGCCGGATCGAGGTGAGCCGGCTCGACCTGCACGCGTTGATCGGCGACACGGAGAAGATGGTGGCTCTGGCGATCCCCAGGTCGGTGGTCCTGAGGCGCGACTTCGCGGCCCGCCTGCCGGCGATCGAGGCCGACGCCACCCAGATCAGCCAGGTCGTCATGAACCTGGTGATCAACGCTGCGGAATCGCTCGGCGAACGGAGCGGCCTGGTCACCCTGACAACCGGGACCATGGAGTGCGACCGGGCGCAACTTGACCTGGCCCGCGCCGACGCGCGCGCGCCGGTCGGGTCGTACGTGTACCTGGAAGTGGCCGACGACGGCTGCGGCATGGATGACTCGACGGTCGCGCGCATGTTCGAGCCGTTCTACTCGACCAAGCTCGCCGGTCGCGGCCTGGGACTGGCAGCCGTGCTCGGTATCGTGCGTGGCCACCTGGGCGGCATCACGGTCGAAAGTGCGCCCGGCGCCGGGACACGCGTGCGCGTGTTGTTGCCGGCCAGCGAGGGTCCGCCCGCGCTCGACGCCACGCCAGTCAGCGCAGCTTCGGCGTGGCGGGGCTCCGGCACCGTGCTGGTGGTCGATGACGAGGAAACGGTGCGCCTGGTCGCGCAACGGTTCCTCGAGAGGATGGGCTTCGGGGTCGTCACCGCCGGCGACGGCGCCGAGGCCGTCGAGATCCTGCGCCGCTCGGCCGCCGCGGGCCACGACCAGTTCGCCTGCGTGCTGCTGGACCTGACCATGCCGGGGTTGGACGGCGCCGAGACGCTGACGCGGATCCACGCCCTGGGCCTGAAGACGCCGGTCCTGCTCTCGAGCGGATACGACGAGCACGACCTGGCGCTGCGCTTCGAGGGCGCCGGCGTCACGGGTTTCGTACAGAAGCCGTACCGGATGGTCGACCTGGCGGCAAAATTGCGGGCCGCCATCGAAGGATGA
- a CDS encoding YgjV family protein: MNWVEILGYVASLLVAVSLTMNSLARLRALNLLGASLFAAYGWLVGAYPVLVVNGFIAVINVVYLAKMQPGRSEAFELLALRRLDNRYVQRFLEFHREDIARFFPDFKVEALTNPRLVFILRDMLPVGLVICEPDVECNLVVRLDYVVPAYRDFRCAQYFYRAWPTVVDCPGTVRFVARGGVDRHRSYLARVGFTPDPALGPDMFVRPAHEAR, encoded by the coding sequence ATGAACTGGGTCGAGATCCTCGGCTACGTGGCCTCCCTGCTGGTGGCCGTCTCCCTGACGATGAACTCGCTGGCGCGGCTGCGCGCGCTCAACCTGCTCGGAGCGTCCCTGTTCGCGGCCTACGGCTGGCTGGTCGGCGCCTACCCGGTACTGGTGGTGAACGGCTTCATCGCCGTGATCAACGTCGTCTACCTGGCGAAGATGCAGCCCGGGCGCAGCGAGGCCTTCGAGCTGCTGGCCCTGCGCCGGCTCGATAACCGCTATGTGCAGCGCTTCCTGGAGTTCCACCGCGAGGACATCGCGCGGTTCTTCCCCGACTTCAAGGTCGAGGCCCTCACCAACCCGCGGCTGGTCTTCATCCTGCGCGACATGCTGCCGGTGGGGCTGGTCATCTGTGAGCCCGACGTCGAGTGCAATCTGGTCGTGCGGCTGGACTACGTGGTGCCGGCCTACCGCGACTTCCGCTGTGCCCAGTATTTCTACCGCGCCTGGCCCACGGTGGTCGACTGCCCGGGCACCGTGCGCTTCGTGGCCCGCGGCGGGGTGGATCGCCATCGTTCGTACCTGGCGCGCGTGGGCTTCACGCCGGACCCGGCGCTGGGGCCCGACATGTTCGTGCGCCCGGCTCACGAAGCCCGCTAG
- a CDS encoding response regulator, whose translation MDIERRTIVDTLLAHGRITNLEVRFSNRTGREIVCMFSCELLDFNGNRCLLGVAADITEAKRTEEQRRLLESQVQHLHRMESVGRLAGGVAHDMNNVLTAILGFAELEQDMAVEGTPLHAHMQTITKACLRGRTMLRGLLDFAREGLANEQLLDLNALVRDEMALLERTTMQTVMLCAELDANLPPVRGDAVALTHVLMNLCLNAIDAMPEGGELVVRTSCSNGAQVLLEVVDNGCGMSPGILDKALDPFFTTKAQGKGTGLGLAIAYRTVTAHRGTMRIRSEPGAGTTVSILLPADTAGVGEAGPSEAAPGVAHRVLKVLVVDDDELVQQSTCDLVRALGHAAVGVSRGEGALAKLEAGELFDVVVLDINMPGLGGVATLPRLRALRPALPVLLSTGRLDQVATDLVETVPGVKLLPKPFRMADLKAHFARID comes from the coding sequence ATGGACATCGAGCGCCGGACCATCGTCGACACCCTGCTGGCCCATGGACGCATCACGAATCTCGAGGTCCGGTTCAGCAACCGCACGGGGCGCGAGATCGTCTGCATGTTCTCGTGCGAGTTGCTCGACTTCAACGGCAACCGCTGCCTGCTGGGGGTGGCGGCCGACATCACCGAGGCGAAGCGGACCGAGGAACAACGGCGGTTGCTGGAGAGCCAGGTGCAGCACCTGCACCGGATGGAAAGCGTCGGCCGCCTGGCCGGCGGCGTGGCGCACGACATGAACAACGTGCTGACCGCCATCCTCGGCTTCGCGGAGCTGGAACAGGACATGGCCGTCGAGGGCACGCCGCTGCATGCACACATGCAGACCATCACGAAGGCCTGCCTGCGCGGGCGGACGATGCTGCGTGGGCTCCTCGACTTCGCCCGCGAGGGGCTGGCGAACGAGCAGTTGCTCGACCTGAATGCCCTTGTGCGCGACGAAATGGCCCTCCTCGAGCGGACGACGATGCAGACGGTGATGCTCTGCGCGGAGCTCGACGCGAACCTGCCGCCGGTGCGCGGGGATGCTGTTGCACTCACCCACGTCCTGATGAACCTCTGCCTGAATGCCATCGATGCGATGCCGGAAGGTGGCGAACTCGTCGTGCGCACCAGTTGCAGCAACGGCGCCCAGGTACTGCTCGAAGTGGTGGACAACGGCTGCGGCATGTCGCCCGGGATCCTGGACAAGGCGCTGGACCCGTTCTTCACCACCAAGGCGCAGGGCAAGGGCACGGGCCTGGGCCTGGCGATCGCCTACCGTACCGTGACGGCCCACCGGGGAACCATGCGGATCCGCAGTGAGCCCGGCGCCGGCACGACGGTGTCGATCCTGCTGCCGGCCGACACCGCCGGCGTCGGCGAGGCCGGCCCGTCGGAAGCGGCGCCGGGCGTCGCGCACCGCGTGCTGAAGGTGCTGGTCGTGGACGACGATGAACTGGTGCAGCAGAGCACCTGCGACCTCGTCAGGGCGCTGGGACATGCCGCCGTCGGCGTGTCGCGGGGCGAGGGAGCCCTGGCGAAGCTGGAAGCGGGCGAGTTGTTCGATGTCGTGGTTCTCGACATCAACATGCCGGGGTTGGGTGGCGTCGCCACGTTGCCCCGCTTGCGCGCGCTGCGCCCCGCCTTGCCGGTCCTGTTGTCGACGGGCCGTCTCGACCAGGTGGCGACCGACCTGGTCGAGACGGTTCCCGGCGTGAAGCTGCTGCCGAAGCCGTTCCGGATGGCCGACCTGAAGGCGCACTTCGCCCGGATCGACTAG